From the Cucumis sativus cultivar 9930 chromosome 5, Cucumber_9930_V3, whole genome shotgun sequence genome, the window AAGATGGAATTTTttcctacccgctttagggttagtagataggttgtttgCTTAATGGCTGAATGCAAGTCTTGAAAAGGGGCCCCATCCTCTCGTTGGCCCGAGAGGAATTCGATTTAGTAGTTGGACCTTGAACCAATTGTTCGATAGTGaattagtgggacttaaaaAGCAAGATATAATCTCGGGGGTAAAACAGTACTTTAACCCAGCTGAGGTTATTAACAACCTGTGAAAGATTAACTTACttatcatggttatatcacaTAGACACAGATATATCTATAGtaaggggagtgcaactatgAGATTTTAGTGAAATGACCTATTACTATATGTAGATTTGTTTATAATCAAAAGTgtgtttttattgaatatatatatatatatatatatacatacatatatatgtaatgcAATAATACTTAAAAAGTGAGGGatatctaatttaaaatagttataaaccATGAGATTTTtggtatatacatatatttcttAACTAGggtagataaaaataaatgataggATCAGTTTTGAAAAAGGACAATAATGTAACACAACCATTTTGTAATCGTGTTTTATTCAATTACTCGTTCGAAACAACATTGATAATGTCAATCGTAAACAAGCCAATCAATTAAGCAAAAATCAGCCAAGTGTGtgcaaaaaaatagaaatgagaAAGCAATTCATGGATATTGATCGGTAGAAAATGAcaagtatttaaaaatggGTGTTTGTAaatctttcatcttcttccttggGTCTTTTCATtatggaaaagaagagaaggagaggATGAGAGGGAGGCGACTgacaagagagagagaaaaggcaGCAACCCAATAACATAGAGagattgtttttcttcaaacgAAGCCGACCAACAGGAAGAGTGGAAGACGTTGGAGTATTGACGTCAGCTAGGCGGTGGGATCGTGCAAGCTTTTCAGGCGTGTATGATGTGTTGACAGCGTCTGACATGGTTTAACGTTCCTCTGGCGTTTGACGTAATCACCAAATTGCGTTTGACGTAATCGCcaaattgttgttttcttgTTAGTTTATGTAGTTCTgttcttaataaaatttatcacgGATAGATCACtacgagtctatcagcgatagttttgctatatttgcaattttttaaaaatgttgttacatctttaattattatttctaaaaatgttgttaCATCCTAAAACGAtcattaattacaatttttctatttattttgagttatATGTTGTGTTAATTAAGTTGTGATAATAACAACTTATTTTGCtccacttaaattttttaactaaatttttaatagtaAAAGTTAGTTAAGTTTGGTGGTATTAACAATGACTTCCTTATTTAAAAATCGGAGGTTTAGTTCCCTACTATGCAATTATTGTATCAAAAGAAATCTTTACGtctatttaaatcaatttatttctttagttttttctttgatcatTATAACATGTGTACTTACATTATGCACATGTAAtgatttacttaaaaaaaatggatagttgcaaatttagcaattaaattcaaaataattaagtatatagcaacatttaattttttttgcaaatatagcaaaatttgtcatattctatcaatgatagagtctatcactgatagatcatgttgtaaaaattagtctatcaccaatagatcatacgagtctatcagtgatacaagtctatgatcgatagttttgttatatttgcaattttttttaaatgttgctatatacttaattgtTATTCCTCCAATGGTAatccattacaattaccctaaaaaaaatataggagaagtgaaaataagaaaaataagaactGAGTTACTTATAGGAAAtgaacatatattttttgaaatttctatgtGTTGTTCGTTagtatttatcttattttaagaaattacaattataacaaattatgtTAGCGATATGTTTATATGGTCGATAAGTTTGTATGtcctatcaataatagaagtttattattgatatattatgtttgatttacaattttttaaaagtattgttacatatgttaatattttaattccaATGACTGtatttacaacaaattttttatacaaCAAACTACATATTATtccatattttcaaattaatggaattaaacattttgaaaattgaaagagcgaatttatcaatttcttaCACATCCACCATTCACATTCATATGTTTAGGTTATTAGAAGGAAATATGTTTTTGAgaagtaaaatatatacatatgtaaaACAATATAAGTAGTTTTGATTATAAGGGAGATGTAACACttcattttttgagatttacaacatatataaTGTCAACGTAAAGGAAATACTGCAATAACTCTAGCAGAGAAGAAGCGATGGCCATGAGAGACCAACTATGCCTACTCCATTAGTTCGTCACCAACTAACCAACTCCATCACACTCTCTGTAGCCACCATCGTCGCAAccattctctttcttctatttcatTCCTCTCactcatcttcttcaacaacCCCACATCCCATGGCTACTCGAACCTTCATCCTCTAGCTTCATGGATTGGGAGATTCGGGTCTGGCCAACGAACCAATTAAGAGCCTCTTCACTTCCCATGAGTTTAAACGCACTTCCGGGTTAAAGACCCATTCGATGCAAGTGGATTTACAAAAGCAAGACTCACTCTGATGGCACTATTGAGCGTTAGAAGGCTCGTCTTGTTGCGAAATGATACTCGAAAGAATATGGGATTGACTATGAAGAAACATTTGCTCCTATGGCTCGAATGACATCTATTCGCAGTTTGTTAGTTTTTGCTGCTGCCAAGCAGTGACCTCTTCTTCAGATGAATGTCAAGAATGTCTTTCTTAATGGGACCCTTTCTGAAGAAGTTTATATGAAGCCACCACTTGGTACTTCTCCTCCTCCTAACAAAGTGTGTCTTCTCCGTGGCGCATTATATGGTCTAAAACATGCTCCACGAGCATGATTTGTCACATTTAGCTCCACCATTACTCAACTTGGCTTTACCTCCAGCTCTCATGACACTGCACTCTTTACACGACAGACACCCCATTgtattgttcttcttcttgtttatgttgatgatacGATTATTACTGGTAATGATCTACAGGCCATATCTGACCTACAACACTATCTTGGTCaacattttgagatgaaagaccTTGGATCTCTCAACTACTTTCTTGGTCTTGAAGTCTCTCGGCGCTCGGATGTTTATTTGTTGTCTCAAGAAGAGTATGCCTCTGATCTTTTAGCCCGCTCAGGCATCATCGACTCCATCACATCTTCAACACCATTAGATCCCAATACCCATCTAACCCCTTTTGATAGTGTTCCTCTTGAAGATGTAAGCTTATATCGACAACTTGTTGGCAGTCTCATCTATCTAACAGTAACTCGTTCAGACATTGCATATGCTATTCCCATTGTTAGTCAATTTATGGCTGCTCCGAGAACCATCCATTTTACTGTTGATCTACGCATCCTTTGCTATGTCAAGAAAACTTTAGGACATGGTCTTCAGTTTTCTTCTCAATCTTCTCTTGTGCTGTCTGGCTATTCTGATGCAGATTGGGCTGGAGACCCCACTGATCGACGATCTACCACAGGTTACTGTTTCTACTTAAACGATTCTCTCATTTCATGGCGTagtaagaaacaaagtgtTGTCTCTCGTTCCAGTACTGAATTAGAATATCGTGCTCTTGATGATACTACCGCGTAACTTCTATGGCTTTGTTGGCTCCTTGCTGATATGGGTGCCCCTCAACAGGGTCCACTCTCCTTCATTGTGACAATCGTAGTGCTATTCAGATTGCTCACAATGATGTCTTTCATGAACGTATAAAGCACATCGAAAAGGACTGTCACTTTGTTCGTCATCATCTCTTGAGCAACACCCTCCTTTTACGATTTGTTTTCACTACTGAGAAACCAGCAAATATCTTCACAAGAGCCTTATCATCTAGTCGCTTCAGTTAGTTACTTACCAAACTCAAGCTGACCGCCACTCTACCatcttgagtttgagggagggtatcAAAgtaaattcttcaatttatgCTTCCTTTGTTGAACTTGAATGTCACTATTGGTCTCGATCCGAGGAAGACAGTCCTTGTGCTTAAATGCTTTAGAATGGTATCAGATAAAAGTGTGATGTCTGAACCTGAACTTGGTGTGGTGAGTGAATTGGTATACAAGTGAGAGCAATTATCTTTGCTGGTTTTTTGatgatttcaaaatcaaagtcaCGTGGGCCATATCATACCATTGTAGAGTAATGCGGGAGGTTCGTTGctattatcaattattatattactAACCATTGTAGTAAATTTTACCAAAGACAAATTGATGAAAGGGACGAAAATAGGTTCACAAAAGatacatcaaaatattttatttttgaaaacctGTTGGAGGGTAGGGTTTCCTATTGGTTTGAACAACCATTTGATTGACTgggttgtaaatataataaaaaccaCTAAATTAAGAGTAAAGAAAAGGAGGGATGCTAAAAATAGATGAAGTGAAAGCAATAGATGGGTATAGTTTGTTCCAATGGGAAATTATAAATTGGAAACCCATTCCCTCGTTCCTTTCACCcttcattcaaaataaaatttgaagaatagaAAGGTCAATAccaaaaaaaggttaaaatggCAGGCAACACCAACAAAACCCTTGCTATTGTGATGGTTGCTATGATCATGGTTTGTTCATTGATGGAAAACCCAACGAACGCAACCTCTCTCGATTATGGTGCCATTGGTAAAGGAGACGCAAGATGTAAAGATGGTAAATGTGAAATATTAGGAGATCCAGCCAATAATTATACAAGAGGATGTGAGCCTGAAGAACACTGTAGATCTGGATCACCTGGTCAATGATTCACAACATTTGCCTTCTACATCTCTATTCCACCATTCTATATCCTATCTCTCTTCCAATTATGACCATGGTGTAAAACAAGTGCATGTCATTCATTCATATATGGTATTGACCGGACATttctttgatatttaatttattaattcaatggttttattaatatgttgGATTTGTtatatcttccatttctttgcGTATGTttcttaatattcttttcaattttcttcctcTCGATTAGGTAGATAGTAGTTCGATatgatttttaattcaaaattaaaattatgaaaagattTCATTAGTAAATTACCTCcaaatgtaattaataatttagactttttaaagctaaaatttaattaacaatttggTTTCAAGAGGGTAAAAAGTAAGGCTGAAGGGGGGGAGAGaggagataaaaaaaaatagacaaaatcGTTAGATTGTTAATTACATATAGAATCGATTTTTGGATTCAatccaactttaattttatgttaaaaactaTGAAAGATCAAACTTCTACATAGCCATCTTAATTACTATATATGGGTGAAGGATAAGAGTGATTATTATTAACCATTCATTAATCATTGGACTTGCCCTACAATTACAGGTTACTAAATTagattaacattttaattatctcttataacctatcaaatttttattacagAAAATCACTTTATTATTACcactttaattattgtttcttttgtaaacAGTTCgtaattagatttaatttagaaagaaaataatattctatGGACAccacttttcttaattttggaATGAGCAAATCAAACggctctctttcttctctcttccgACGATCATTTCTCTCCTTCATCCTTTTTCTCTATTGAATTTATGGTTGTGAGACACTTGCCCATGCcgttcaaaattttacattagaGTGGATCTAAACCAAATTGGACACTGTGTTATCTGGTGTTAGCTTGAAGTAATTTCTAACAAGAATGGTTGCTTCAAAAAGACAAATATAAAGTGAAATTGATTGCCTCATTCTCTTCACCCtcattcaaactaaaattgaagcttaaagaaagaagtaaaggAATCAAAAATGGCAGCCTGCACGTATGAGATGAcgaattctaaaattttcaagctcttcgttatatttattttgagttatacgttatcttaattaattggGTTGCTataattataacttatttcGCTCCACCTAGATTTTTAACGGCCAAAGTGAGTTTAGTATGGTGGTATTAAaatgacttttttatttaaaaatcgAAGGTTTAGTTTTTACTATACAATTATTGtaccaaaagaaatttttatacctatttaaatcaatttgtttcattagtttttctttgatcatCATAACACGTTTACTTACATTTACGCACATGTAatgaaatactttaaaaaaaaaaaaaggagaagtgaaaacaagaaaaataagaacaagtaataaacatatatattttttaatttctatgtaTTCTTCGTCAAtgtttatcttattttaagaaattgcaattataacaaattctattaGCGAAATGCTTATATGGTCGATAAATTTGCATGACCTAccaataatagaaatttattattgatatactatgtgatatttataattttttttaaaatattgttagatTCTAATGACTATATTTACgacaaaatttttatatagcAAACTACATATAACCAGGCATTTGATCATTTGGTGTTTTGACCATCAGGCAACTTAACCATTACACGAGCAGATCAAAGAAGGCGTTGTGACTAGACGAGATAACTACACATTACGCGAGATACAAGGCAAGGAAGCACACGTTCTGTCTAAAGCGTTAAGGCTTCTTAACACATCACTCCTTCTAGGCGAAGTGCGACATTAATTTTAAGACTATCCATTCTACTGTGGTGTCCAAGACCATTCCAAGGCGATTTGACATCCTCTAAGCTCAACCGCCCTTTTCTCTTTGAAGGAGCACACTTCAAGAGATGTAAGCAAAATATGTTGTTCTTCCTTATGTTGAAGAAAGTTGTTGTCGCCTGGATCATTGAAAAACCAGAAGTCTCAGAGACCAATCCAACTAAGGAGCAAATCAAGAATCTTATAGCGTGGACGGAGATCAACTTCATCTATAAGAATTTAATTCTTAATGGTCTTACTGTTGAGCTGTATGATTATTACACTACTATATCTACTGCGAAAGAAGTATGAGATGCGTTATCCAAGAAGTACACGGTAAGCCGATACTTGCAATATCAAATTACTGATGATAGATCCGTGGAGGCTCAATCGCATGAAATTCAGAAGACAGGACATGAAATTAGTAGCGAAGGTATATCAATTGACGATCAATTTCAAGATGCGGTTATCATTGACAAGTTGCCTCAACtgtggaaggatttcaaaaatactttaagaaacaaaaccaaGGAGGCGACGAGAAGACATGACCAAAAGGAGGAGGTGAACACGATTTCCAGAACGCAGTCCACCGCAATTCTAAAACCGAACCTGAAGCtgaaaggaaacaaaatgaaacgAGGTTCGAATAAACAGAACAACTCGCAAAAACCCCAATCCAGAAGTACAATACAAATTGTttgttataattgtaataagCCTGAACACTTATCTAAAAATTGTAGAAACGAGAATCATCCTGCTGTGCTAGCGATTCtggtagaagaagaattagTAGTTACAATCACATAAGTTAATGTGATAGGGTGGTCTGAATATTGGTGGCTGGACACTTGTGCATCTCGCCATGTTTGTCATAACCTTAgtttgtttagaaaatataaaaagatcaGGGATAAGAATATCCTTCTTGGAGATCATCACACAACTACGGTGGCCGACGTTGGATAAGTAGaactaaaatttacatatggAAAAATGCTTGTGCTGAAGGAAGTTCTACATACTTCTGAAATTTAGAAGAATTTGATCTCCGTATATCTCCTCAACAAGGATGGCTTCACGCAAACCATAAGATCAGACTTGTTTACTTTAACTAAAAGCAATATATTTGTGAGGAAGGGCTACGCTACTGATGACATGTTTAAGTTGGGTACGCTAGTGATGGCATGTTTAAGTTGAACTtggaaattaataagaaattatcTTCTTGTTACATGTTGTctacttttaatatttggcATGCTAGACATTGTcatgtaataaaatattaattagcaACATTAGTAGGTTGAATCTTATTTCTAAGTTATTTTTGCATGATTCTGAGAAATGTGCATGTTGAAGTCATGCTAAGATAACTAAGACTTCATATAAATCTGTAACTAGAGTAACTGAACCTCTACATTTAATTCGTTCTGATTTATGTGAATTTGATGGCATGTTAACTAGGAACAGTAAAATGTATGTTATAACCTTTATAGATGATTGTTCTGACtacacttttatttatttgcttaAAAATAAGAGTGATGTCTTAGACATGTTTAAGGTATTTACAATTGAAATAGAGAATCAgtttaacaaaagaattagGAGTTTTCATAGTGATAGAGGAACTGAATATGATTCAGTTGCTTTTAATGAGTTTTATAGCTTTCTATGAgttttataacttaaaaggaATAATACACGAAACAACTTCACCTTATTGGATATATGTGTGTTCGAAGGACCTGAATAGAGGCTGATGCGCGAACTAAACACTCAAACAAATGAATTGATCGAATCTGAAGATAGGTAAACTGAACACACAATTAACTTAAGATTCATCGTTTTAGTGTTTCATTGCTATGAGTTGAAAAGGTCCTTTCAGTTCAAGTTGGGACTCTGCAATGAAGATTGGTTGAGAAGTTTCGCTTACTAGGCTTTTCGACAAGTTGTTCATTGAGAACCTCGCGTGGAATGTCAGGATCACTACCTTTCAAAGATCTTTGACTATGTCCATTCAATAGGATCACCAGTCATGACATGTTTTATGAGTGGTCTGATGGGATCACTTACATTCTCATATTATGTGTGTTCCTCCGAGTACACCAACAAATGAGAGTGTTTTTACGAGATCACTAGATTTCATATGTTCCATTGGGCACACTTTAGTTTTTTGTACCTCCTAATGGGAAGTTAACAGATCATCTAGCGAGACCAGTAGTGGGTCCCTTACTGGATATATGTTTGTATACAttcttttctatgtttaatgtTTCAAGCAAAGGTAGAGGTAATGGAAAGTTGGCGAGCAACAAGAAGGACATGTGATATGCCATATGGGGACTCAGTTTTGCTTTCGCTTTTCGTCACatgtttttagtattttgactttatacattttgtttgaactagttaattatttcatgttattattagaatttatgtcctaaaactcatagtttgtaatcatattctattaaaaaaagccgttattgatactataatgTTAAAGCCTAgctaaacttgaactttatgtagagacataaacatggatcaagtttgagtatatatcctaaatagtctatagtataagAATACGATTGGACACCTTATTCTGGAGACACTATGGATGCGACAtactttgtagttagtacaaacgatgtgatcttaaattgttcatgtagagacatggaaGTGGGAGTATCTTATGTAaagagtttgcataagactgaaaccatgaaatagtcacttttaggTTATAACGTCGTTGACTTTAATAAAACCGACTATGTCGTTTATAGATAATCTAgtataacttaatcttaatattgagctaactatgaacttctgttcaaacaaaattatccttagatctgcgTAGGTGAGGGCAACTCAATGGCgctggcccaataagcctcaTATTTTAGATGTAAGACAGGGTGGATAACTAGGGACATAGGGTGCAAGATGGAATTTtctcctacccgctttagggtaagtagataggttgtttgCTTAATGACTGAATGCAAGTCTTGAAAAAGGGGCCCCATGCTCTCGTTGGCCCGAGAGGAATTCGATTTAGTAGTTGGACCTTGaatcaattgttcaatagtgaattagtgggacttaaaaAGCAAGATATAATCTCGGGGGTAAAACAGTACTTTAACCCAACTGAGGTTATTAACAACCTGTGAAAGATTAACTTACttatcatggttatatcacatagacacaaatatatctatagtaaggggagtgcaactatgAGATTTTAGTGAAATGACCTGTTACTATATGTAGATTTGTCTATAAtcaaaaatgtgtttttattgaatatatatacacacatatatgtaATGCAATAATACTTAAAAATTAGGGatatctaatttaaaatagttataaaccATGAGATTTTtggtatatacatatatttcttAACTAGggtagataaaaataaatgataggATCAGTTTTGAAAAAGGACAATAATGTAACACAACCATTTTGTAATCGTGTTTTATTCAATTACTCGTTCGAAACAACATTGATAATGTCAATCGTAAACAAGCCAATCAATTAAGCAAAAATCAGTCAAGTGTGTgcaagaaaatagaaatgagaAAGCAATTCATGGATATTGATCGGTAGAAAATGAcaagtatttaaaaatggGTGTTTGTAaatctttcatcttcttccttggGTCTTTTCATtatggaaaagaagagaaggagaggATGAGAGGGAGGCAACTgacaagagagagagaaaaggcaGCAACCCAATAACACAGAGAGACTGTTTTTCTTCAAACGGAGCCGACCAACAGGAAGAGTGGAAGATGTTGGAGTATTGACGTCAGCTAGGCAGTGGGATCGTGCAAACTTTTCAGGCGTGTATGATGTGTTGACAGCGTCTGGCATGGTTTGACGTTCCTCTGGCGTTTGACGTAATCGCCAAATTGCGTTTGACGTAATCGCcaaattgttgttttcttgTTAGTTTATGTAGTTCTgttcttaataaaatttatcacgGATAGAATAttacaagtctatcagcgatagttttgctatatttgcaattttttaaaaatgttgttacatctttaataattatttctaaaaatgttgttaCATCCTA encodes:
- the LOC116403901 gene encoding uncharacterized protein LOC116403901 translates to MTDDRSVEAQSHEIQKTRHEIISEGISIDDQFQDAVIIDKLPQLWKDFKNTIRNKTKEATRRHDQKEETPHCIVLLLVYVDDTIITGNDLQAISDLQHYLGQHFEMKDLGSLNYFLGLEVSRRSDVYLLSQEEYASDLLARSGIIDSITSSTPLDPNTHLTPFDSVPLEDVSLYRQLVGSLIYLTVTRSDIAYAIPIVSQFMAAPRTIHFTVDLRILCYVKKTLGHGLQFSSQSSLVLSGYSDADWAGDPTDRRSTTGYCFYLNDSLISWRSKKQSVVSRSSTELEYRALDDTTA